A genomic segment from Comamonas terrigena NBRC 13299 encodes:
- a CDS encoding ExbD/TolR family protein, with product MAFGTQDDSDEVMNEINMTPLVDVMLVLLIVFIITIPVMKHSINVDLPRASNEPEKVKPQNVSLSITADGKYHWNKEAISDEELVTRLQAEAAKDPQPDLHIHGDKEVRYERVAQAMAAAQTAGVRKIGFVTDPVTK from the coding sequence ATGGCTTTCGGCACCCAAGACGACAGCGATGAAGTCATGAACGAAATCAACATGACGCCCCTGGTGGACGTCATGCTGGTGCTGCTCATCGTCTTCATCATCACCATCCCGGTGATGAAGCACTCGATCAACGTCGACCTGCCCCGCGCCAGTAACGAGCCCGAGAAGGTCAAACCGCAGAACGTGAGCCTGTCCATCACTGCCGATGGCAAGTACCACTGGAACAAGGAAGCCATCTCCGACGAGGAACTGGTAACCCGCCTGCAGGCCGAAGCCGCCAAGGATCCGCAGCCCGACCTGCACATCCACGGCGACAAGGAAGTGCGCTACGAGCGCGTGGCACAGGCCATGGCTGCCGCACAAACTGCGGGCGTGCGCAAGATCGGTTTTGTGACCGACCCTGTCACAAAATAA